GGAAGAGGAGTGAAAGTGAATCTGCTGGCACTTCACCGGCCACGAATCAGTCGTCTTGGGAGACATCCAGTCCGCAGAAACGGGACCGAGAACAGGATCAGGGGTAGAGATCGTCACCCGCTCTCTGGCGGGGATAGAAGTTCTGAACCGCCGACTGACGAGTATAGTACAAGATCTGGCAGGCTGCACCGAACACGGCAAACTAGTCTGTAGCCTTCACCGACGACGCTATCGATTATTCCCGGTTCATCACGTTCGTGCTCCCGCAGTCGGGACACTGCGTCATCGTTCCCAGCGGAGGAGAATCAACTGAGTCCCACTCACCACTGCCGGGAGCGGCTTCGAACCCACAGCTCAGGCAGCGCGATGGCAGCGTTGGCGAACTACTCCGTGCCACAGTAGACCCCCGGTTTCGGCAGTGTCCCCACTGCTTCGGTCTCCGATTCCGGATCATCGGTTTCGACATCGGGCCGTGTCATAGTAGCACACACCATGCCGGGGTCTGTAAAGATACCGCTGCCGAGCAGGCGATCAGTTTCGGTGGCGGCGTACGTCGTCGGTGTCCGTCCCGTGCCACGAAGCTTGGGAAGCACCTGTCATAGTCGGCCAAATCTCTCCTGAGTAGCCCGGAACGGCTATAACGAATTCGATACTCACCGCTCCGGCCAGGTCCGAGGAAGAGAATGGTCGAGACTTTCCGGTGTAGTCGCCAGTATTTTTCACATCTGTGTCTGAAAAACTAGACATCAAATTAACAGAGTAGTGCCTGTTTGAAATTCTATGGATAAACGGGGGAGGGACATCCGGACACGGCCAGCAAGGTGTAGCGAGTGTGGTACCATTTTCGTTGCAGGCGTGACAAAGAAAGGAGCGTACATGATGGGCAATGAACGCTGTACCTGTGGCCCCGAGGAGTTCGAGGTAATCGCTGTAGAGGGATCGAAACCGGAGAACGCCTCGTAACGGTACTACGCCGGGATCGGTTCGCGCTTCTCTTTATCCTCGTCCGAACTGTAACTGCCGCTCTTGGCGAGTGCGTCAGCAATCTTCTCGGCCAGCAGCATCAACGCTTCCTGGTGTTTCCCTTTCTTCGCGAAGACGTGCTCCGGCTGCACTACCAGCTCGTCGTACTCCTCGAACGCCTCTGCGTCAATCCCGTACTCGATCTCTACGTGCTGTTTCATGGCGCGGAGCAGCGCGTGAACCTGGATCGATTCGTCTTTTCTCATAGTGTTAGAACTATACTCTGGAGAAGGACAAGTCTTTTTGATGCATTAAAGAAAATCAAGGTCTCGTTGCGTCAAACCGCCAATTCCAGCGACTTTACCGCTGTCACACGAAGGCAGTGTTTAGTTCAGCGAGCTTGAGAAGCGAGCAGGTCGTAGCGAGTGCTGCACAAGAAACTCGGAGAACTGCTCAGAGAAACGTTGAACGTGGATTGTGATCTGTCCCGTTTCGAGTTGATAAGAGCACCGAGCGAGCAAGGTGTGGGAGACGACAAGAACTGGCGTTGTGAATCGGCCAGCGAACTGATTGGCGTTGCGTTCCTGCTGTTGTTACTTCCAGTCGTGCTCCCGCAGCCGGCCAGCAGCGCGAGTCCGGCCGTCGTGCTCGCCGCAAGGAACTGTCGTCAATTCGTCGAGGATTGGTCAGTCATGGAGTAGTTCGGTTTCGTTCTGGTTGTGTGACAGTGCATATACCCGTATCAATCACCGCCGAGGAGAGCCGCGAGCGCTCCGAACCCCGCCAGTACCCCCACCACGATCAGCACGATCGCCCCGAGGAGGAGGAACAGTATCAGGAGGAACCCGCCGAACACTCCACCGATAATCTTCTTCAGCACCCCCTGTTTGCGGCGACGGCGGCCAGCGCCAACACCAGCGGTGCCGTTGTAGCTCGGAGCAGGCAGCGAACTCAGATTTCCACTGCTGCCGACCTTCTGTGGGGCTTTCAGCCCGCCGGCCGTACACTGCTCCCCGAAGCCGACACCGCTCCCGATTTTCATGCCGCTGACGCTCTCCGGCGAGGAACCGGGAACTGTGAAACACGTCTTTGTGACCAACGAGTTCTCCCGGCCGCTGACCTGCACGATCGTACCCGTCTGTGCCCCGCTGAAGACCGAATGAGCGATTGTGATGTTGTGCGGTGGCGGTGACGTGTGCCCGCTGTACCCATCACCGGGACCCTCAGCACTAACCGATGGTTGATCGAGATTGTTGACGATCCGGCAGTTCTCGATTTTCAGCGCGCCGCCACTCCCGCGGACGAGGACCGGCGCACCGATTCCCTTACTCCCGACCGAGCCAACACGGATGTCGGCGTTCCGAAGGACCGCGCCACCGGCTTTCGCATAGCCGTTGTCGCCACGCTCGATTTTCACCCCGTTCGTCGAGAACACTTCATTGAATCCGCCGCCACTCGTCGGGCCTTTGTAGCGATCCTTGTCGATGACGAGCGTCACGCCGTCAGCCCAGCTCCCAGTGCCCGAAAACCGCAGCTGGCTCACCTCGTTGTTGACCCATTGTCCGCCTTTGATCTGGACGTTCCCCGATGTCCGACCGCCGTACACACCGTTGTCGGCCGCTCCTTGCGAGACGCAGTGACCGATCTGTGCTGTCCCGCTATTGCCGCTTCCAACCCAGAACATCGGCGCTCCACCTGAGTTTTTGTCGCCCGGCAGTCCGACATACTGGCCGACGACCCGCTCGGCGCGGGCGGTTGCTCCCTCCTCAGCCTGGAGCGCACACGGCGAGATTGCGAGGCTATCCGACACCCCCTCACCTGTGTTGTCCTGTACGCCGACGAACCGAATGTCACGCCCTTGAACGAACCCGCTTGATCCGATCACGATGCCCGTGCTGCTCTTCGAGCTTCGCTGATCCATCACGAAGTTCGCGAACAACCCGGTGCTCGCCCGGAAGTTGATGCGCGTCCGTGAACCACCCGCTGCAACGATCATGGCAGCGTTCTTGCCGGGCTTTGGCGGGCTGCTGGCCTGTTCGTAGCCAGCGCCGACCATCCCAAATGTGCCATCCACGCTCGCCTGAAACTGTCCCGAGAGCAGATATTTCCCCGGTGGAAACACGATGAGCGTCCCATCCTGCATCGCCGACCCATCAATGTCCTCGTGGATCGACCTCCCGCCCGACGGGTCACAGCCAACGTCTTTCACCGCATCGAGCACGCGGTCGAAGCTCGGCGACGTGGGCGATCCCGATCCCGAGCCACCGCTGGTGTTGCCGCCGGCACCGGCTTGCTGAGTCGGCCCGTCACCCATCCGCTGCTGGTAGTGCGTGTATTCGGCCTCAGCCCACGCACGTTCGGCCTTTCGTGAGGGCGAGCCATGCCTGTCGAAGCGGCTTCCCGCTG
This portion of the Halococcus salifodinae DSM 8989 genome encodes:
- a CDS encoding UPF0058 family protein — translated: MRKDESIQVHALLRAMKQHVEIEYGIDAEAFEEYDELVVQPEHVFAKKGKHQEALMLLAEKIADALAKSGSYSSDEDKEKREPIPA